The Medicago truncatula cultivar Jemalong A17 chromosome 4, MtrunA17r5.0-ANR, whole genome shotgun sequence genome includes a region encoding these proteins:
- the LOC25493844 gene encoding uncharacterized protein: MVDDRVVVPVNANQNEFPMVIITDNKDEFSIFPPINHENLQLLTNQQIPQSKSPPSPSFSPSDCDAWEECLSLSSPFDSSLRKGCDFIGWLSIGFQILRSKLVSAVSSFRNRGGTNWSFGLRAATVVFIVMVLIRRRKNGRRTLTPNESRLMQIIMEKEGKIAQLLHQIAQMNEILIDRHKALAAKVVN; this comes from the exons ATGGTGGATGATCGTGTTGTAGTTCCTGTGAATGCCAATCAAAACGAATTTCCAATGGTAATTATCACCGATAACAAAGACGAATTTTCAATATTCCCTCCAATTAACCACGAAAATCTTCAACTCTTGACAAATCAACAAATTCCACAATCGAAATCACCCCCATCTCCATCTTTTTCCCCTTCTGATTGTGACGCTTGGGAAGAATGTTTATCTCTGTCTTCACCGTTCGATTCAAGTCTCCGTAAAGGTTGTGACTTTATCGGGTGGTTGAGCATTGGGTTTCAGATCTTACGTTCTAAGCTCGTTTCCGCGGTTTCCTCTTTCCGGAACCGTGGAGGGACAAATTGGTCATTTGGGTTACGTGCTGCCACTGTGGTATTCATTGTCATGGTGTTGATAAGGAGGAGGAAGAATGGAAGGAGGACCCTCACGCCCAATGAGTCTCGTCTTATGCAAATCATCATGGAGAAAGAAGGG AAAATTGCCCAACTTTTGCACCAGATTGCGCAAATGAATGAAATACTGATAGATCGCCACAAAGCTTTGGCTGcaaaagtggttaattga
- the LOC25493845 gene encoding probable receptor-like protein kinase At5g61350, translating to MEEEENKEVHMKPSFNFFSIFILIIFLFTPSNSDSTTIDHSLSPYVNYLIDCGSSTKTQLIDGRIFKSDRETTSFLSTTEDIQVSVDFININLPPSLPPSSLPLYQTARVFTEQSSYTFYISKTGRLWIRLYFFPISNPSYNLTSFVFSVYTDHFVLLHEFSHSNNNSLVFKEYLVNVSDTRFSLKFIPKKKSFAFINAIEIVSAPDTLISDSATQVSPLGEFNGLTKSALQVSYRINVGGPTITPDGDTLSRTWEPDDSYNIFPQGSSNVSVPKKRIKYPQDSVVTVTPLIAPNSVYASGVQMKESRLLQPDFNLSWMVNVERSYSYLIRMHFCDIVSKSLDQLYFNVYINGIEVVEALDLSSETKALSTAVYKDFVLGSCNITNGSILIQVGPTYLQQSTTNAILNGFEVMKMSNSANSLDGFFSVDGKYKGPSVTSNVMKIVAIAGLVLAVISLLLLVVMYIRWLKRPLDWKESRGFSSWLLPLCPKSKKSCSANANAFDSPKNKHGGHDVHHSPRGTGRFFHFIELQRATDNFDEKRVIGYGGFGKVYLGTLDDGTNVAVKRGGGGSEQGINEFRTELKMLSKLRHRHLVSLIGFCDENSEMVLVYDYMSNGPFRSHLYNSNFSPLSWQKRLEICIGAARGLHYLHTGASQSIIHRDVKTTNILLDENYVAKVSDFGLSKAIQDKSQISTAVKGSFGYLDPEYYRSQQLTQKSDIYSFGVVLFEVLCARPVVSPTLPREQANLADWVLQQYSRDKLHKLIDQNIADTISPESYKIFVQIGVKCLADHGVDRPSMGDVLWHLEHALQQQLASSHIDTIPIDNNTNSHIHATPIDSNTNSYAIQHANEIDRNYDNLHGVTSDESDSTTPNSDLFSLIGNFQGR from the exons atggaagaagaagagaataaAGAGGTTCATATGAAACCTTCATTTAATTTCTTCTCCATTTtcattcttataatttttttatttacaccCTCCAATTCTGATTCTACCACCATTGATCATTCTTTATCACCTTATGTCAATTACCTTATTGATTGTGGCTCTTCCACCAAAACTCAACTAATAGATGGTAGAATCTTCAAATCTGATCGAGAAAccacttcttttctttcaacaaccgAAGATATTCAAGTTTCAGTTGATTTCATTAACATAAACCTCCCTCCTTCATTGCCGCCTTCATCATTGCCTTTGTATCAAACTGCAAGAGTTTTCACAGAACAATCATCATACACTTTTTACATTTCCAAAACTGGTAGACTTTGGATTCGTCTTTACTTCTTTCCTATTTCTAACCCTTCTtacaatctaacaagttttgtTTTCTCTGTTTATACGGATCACTTTGTACTCTTGCATGAATTCTCTCATAGTAATAACAATTCACTTGTTTTCAAGGAATATCTTGTTAATGTTTCTGATACTAGATTCTCTCTCAAGttcataccaaaaaaaaagtcctTTGCATTCATCAATGCCATTGAAATTGTTTCAGCTCCTGATACACTTATATCAGATTCAGCAACTCAAGTTTCACCACTTGGAGAATTCAATGGTTTGACGAAATCAGCTCTGCAAGTATCTTATAGAATAAATGTTGGTGGCCCCACCATAACTCCTGATGGTGACACCTTGTCAAGAACATGGGAACCTGATGATTCATATAACATTTTCCCACAAGGCTCTTCCAATGTTTCGGTCCCCAAGAAACGGATAAAGTATCCACAAGATAGCGTCGTAACTGTAACACCCTTAATTGCTCCAAACTCAGTTTATGCAAGTGGTGTACAGATGAAGGAATCAAGACTTCTGCAACCAGATTTCAATCTAAGTTGGATGGTGAATGTTGAAAGGAGCTATTCCTATCTGATAAGAATGCATTTTTGTGACATTGTTAGCAAAAGTCTTGATCAATTATATTTCAATGTATACATCAATGGGATTGAGGTTGTGGAAGCTTTGGACCTTTCATCTGAAACCAAAGCCTTATCAACAGCTGTTTACAAGGACTTTGTGCTTGGTTCATGTAATATCACAAATGGTTCCATCTTGATTCAAGTAGGACCAACTTATCTTCAACAAAGTACAACCAACGCAATTTTGAATGGATTTGAGGTGATGAAAATGAGCAATAGTGCCAATAGTTTGGATGGTTTTTTCTCTGTTGATGGAAAATATAAAGGACCAAGTGTAACATCCAACGTAATGAAAATTGTTGCTATTGCTGGTTTGGTATTGGCTGTGATATCATTGTTGTTACTAGTAGTGATGTATATTAGGTGGTTAAAAAGACCTTTAGATTGGAAAGAAAGTAGAGGTTTCTCTTCATGGCTCTTACCTCTTTGtccaaaatctaaaaaaagttGCAGTGCAAACGCAAATGCATTTGATTCACCTAAGAATAAGCATGGTGGTCATGATGTTCATCACTCTCCAAGAGGGACAGGAAGGTTCTTTCATTTCATCGAATTGCAACGAGCTACAGATAATTTTGATGAAAAGAGAGTGATTGGTTATGGAGGATTTGGTAAAGTGTACCTTGGGACATTGGATGATGGAACAAATGTTGCTGTAAAAAGAGGAGGTGGTGGTTCTGAGCAAGGAATAAATGAGTTCAGAACCGAACTAAAGATGCTTTCTAAGCTGCGACATCGCCACCTAGTTTCACTAATAGGTTTCTGTGATGAAAACTCAGAGATGGTTCTTGTATACGATTACATGTCTAATGGCCCTTTTCGCTCGCACCTTTATAACTCCAACTTTTCTCCTTTGTCATGGCAAAAGAGGCTTGAAATATGCATTGGCGCTGCTCGTGGTTTGCATTATCTCCATACAG GTGCATCTCAAAGTATCATACACCGTGACGTGAAGACAACAAATATACTCTTGGATGAGAATTATGTTGCCAAggtttctgattttggtttatctAAAGCTATACAAGATAAATCTCAAATAAGCACTGCTGTTAAGGGAAGTTTTGGATACCTAGATCCTGAATATTATAGGAGCCAACAACTGACTCAAAAATCGGATATATACTCATTTGGTGTAGTCCTCTTTGAGGTATTATGTGCTAGGCCAGTTGTTTCTCCGACATTGCCAAGAGAACAAGCTAACTTGGCTGATTGGGTACTGCAACAATATAGCAGAGATAAGCTTCATAAGCTGATTGATCAAAATATTGCAGATACTATAAGTCCTGAATCATACAAGATTTTTGTACAAATTGGTGTGAAATGTTTGGCTGATCATGGAGTTGATAGGCCTAGTATGGGTGATGTGTTGTGGCATTTGGAACATGCTTTACAACAACAGTTAGCTTCATCACATATTGATACTATACCTATAGATAACAACACAAATTCACATATTCATGCTACACCTATAGATAGCAACACAAATTCATATGCTATTCAACATGCAAATGAAATTGACAGAAATTATGATAACCTACATGGTGTTACAAGTGATGAGTCTGATAGCACAACTCCTAATTCTGATTTGTTTTCTCTGATTGGTAATTTCCAAGGAAGGTGA
- the LOC112420940 gene encoding uncharacterized protein produces the protein MVHEDGRGPSQAAGLIEKIESFKFAFILKLMLKLFGITNELSKILQRKDLNIVLAMELINVVKDRLATLRNSDWDNLFVDVQEFCVAKGIPVPNMDEEIPVRGRSRLEGRTVTNLHHYRAEIFYVAIDKICVERDHRFSEGSNIVLGCFSCLDPKNSFFKFNVDKLARLADIYHADFSVMTVEQ, from the coding sequence ATGGTTCATGAAGATGGACGTGGACCATCTCAAGCGGCGGGTTTGATAGAAAAAATTGAGAGCTTTAAATTTGCTTTCATTTTGAAGTTaatgttaaagttgtttggtatcACAAACGAGCTTTCAAAAATCTTGCAAAGAAAAGATCTTAATATTGTGCTTGCCATGGAATTAATTAATGTCGTCAAAGATCGGTTGGCCACATTGAGAAATAGCGATTGGGATAATTTATTTGTTGATGTACAAGAATTTTGTGTTGCTAAAGGTATTCCAGTGCCAAATATGGATGAAGAAATACCGGTTCGGGGTCGTTCAAGACTAGAAGGGAGGACTGTCACTAATCTTCACCATTACCGGGCCGAGATTTTCTATGTTGCTATTGACAAAATATGTGTTGAGAGGGATCATCGCTTTAGTGAAGGAAGTAACATTGTGCTTGGTTGCTTCTCATGTCTTGACCCCAAGAACTCTTTCTTCAAGTTTAATGTTGATAAGCTTGCTCGTCTTGCTGATATTTATCATGCAGACTTCTCTGTGATGACCGTGGAACAATAA
- the LOC25493846 gene encoding uncharacterized protein, whose product MEVSCKILRRSIHSFLQNYHYFTSSIAFLVFPFSASILISQAFVPSPSSLLPQIYNRLRTLFDAAGFPSYSLLFNILNLKVSQTITCSIFSLPFTLTVLLIAKASIIHALKLNHNKPSLPPSFSSIIALYKPLFHTYICNCFLIISANATSFCIMFLAFSFVETLGYSSPSFLLFMSATGAILFSVILANALVICNMSLVLSGMEGHGGYSAILKACILIRGKTSMALFLALPVNIALAAIEALFHFRIVREYHIVGKARPIVLLEGIFIAYLYSIFIILDTIVSCLFYKSFKTGESWISQEDKHFQDVDNYGHIGNKNFEELP is encoded by the coding sequence ATGGAAGTTTCATGCAAGATTCTAAGAAGATCAATTCATAGTTTTCTCCAAAACTATCATTATTTCACTTCATCAATAGCTTTTCTTGTTTTTCCTTTCTCGGCTTCGATACTTATCTCACAAGCTTTTGTTCCTTCTCCTTCATCCCTTTTGCCTCAAATTTATAACCGTTTAAGGACTCTTTTTGATGCTGCAGGATTTCCTTCCTATTCTCTATTGTTCAACATTCTTAACCTCAAGGTTTCTCAAACAATCACTTGTTCAATCTTTTCACTTCCTTTCACACTAACTGTCCTTCTGATTGCAAAAGCATCCATAATTCATGCACTTAAACTCAATCACAATAAACCATCTTTGCCGCCTTCATTCTCTTCGATAATAGCACTTTACAAGCCACTCTTTCATACCTATATCTGCAACTGTTTCTTAATTATCTCAGCAAATGCAACTTCTTTTTGTATTATGTTTTTGGCTTTCAGCTTTGTTGAAACACTTGGCTACTCTTCACCTAGTTTCCTCCTCTTCATGTCAGCGACCGGGGCAATTCTTTTTTCTGTGATTCTTGCCAATGCACTTGTGATATGCAATATGTCACTTGTTCTATCTGGTATGGAAGGACATGGTGGATACTCGGCGATTCTTAAAGCTTGTATCTTGATAAGGGGAAAGACATCAATGGCTTTGTTCTTAGCACTTCCTGTTAATATTGCCTTGGCTGCTATTGAGGCCTTGTTTCACTTCAGAATTGTAAGGGAATATCATATTGTTGGAAAGGCAAGGCCTATTGTGCTTTTAGAAGGGATTTTCATTGCATACTTGTACTCAATCTTCATCATCCTTGACACAATTGTGAGTTGCTTGTTTTACAAAAGCTTCAAGACAGGAGAATCATGGATTAGTCAGGAGGACAAACATTTTCAAGATGTGGACAATTATGGTCACATTGGCAACAAGAATTTCGAAGAACTACCATAA